In the Anastrepha obliqua isolate idAnaObli1 chromosome 1, idAnaObli1_1.0, whole genome shotgun sequence genome, one interval contains:
- the LOC129253405 gene encoding 40S ribosomal protein S27, which translates to MPLAKDLLHPLPAEEKRKHKLKRLVQHPNSYFMDVKCPGCYRITTVFSHAQGVVVCAGCATILCQPTGGRAKLTEGCSFRRKPQ; encoded by the exons ATGCCG CTAGCTAAAGATTTACTGCACCCTTTGCCCGCTGAAGAGAAGCGTAAGCATAAGCTCAAACGCCTGGTGCAACATCCCAACTCTTACTTCATGGACGTCAAGTGTCCCGGCTGCTACAGAATTACTACAGTTTTCAGTCATGCCCAAGGCGTCGTCGTTTGTGCGGGATGTGCAACAATCCTGTGCCAACCCACAGGTGGACGTGCAAAACTGACTGAGG GTTGCTCTTTCAGAAGGAAGCCTCAGTAG